A single genomic interval of Geitlerinema sp. PCC 9228 harbors:
- a CDS encoding transglutaminase family protein has product MNQHQQPNFRSQKQPSLRSVRPYGVRQIHGLASWGNYLLTLDPVSGYLLAVDPANDNTIVLNPHQRSEFLGATDLALSENIIWFARGDSIYTCEFAISGSQIETIQLATPSFFVALRYTVNGVAVQGQAVYVSCERAGYILVFHQETAEEITRFYAPGVGVETLLAKEEELWVADAIEQMVYCLDRATGELQYNVLTPFEHPTGVTFFPHPDSEREILYVAYASEEPYVRDDPNAANPYQLTFRDRTFIHPLSFTHNPSQRYTLSNGYLVEMSYVEELAPLDPVELQDLEWRIALPNDTQRQKVLSIEPIGMNFTEEMQQGSRVAVFRFDCLQANEARIFGWKVLLEVYSIKYYLAPPDIEDSPKLPPELADAYLVDNDNLSMDADIVQRAAKNAIGDETNLLRQVLSIRDYVYERLGYRVTVQIESPDRVLERGVGSCGEYVGVLLALMRLNGIACRTVGRYKCPPYAERQGVPLEPDFNHVWLEFYVPGYGWIPMESNPDNLEDRRIKPTRFFMGLAWYHVEIGKGTKFEQIRIKGEPVSKEQLALGDLAINHVRFQIVREIDSEQAFP; this is encoded by the coding sequence ATGAACCAGCACCAACAACCAAATTTCCGATCGCAGAAACAGCCATCCTTACGCAGCGTTCGACCCTACGGAGTGCGCCAAATTCACGGTCTTGCCAGTTGGGGAAATTACTTGCTAACCCTCGATCCGGTAAGCGGATATTTGCTAGCGGTCGATCCTGCCAACGACAATACCATTGTTCTCAATCCCCACCAAAGGTCAGAATTTCTCGGTGCCACTGATTTGGCCTTGAGCGAGAATATAATATGGTTTGCGCGCGGGGATAGCATTTATACGTGCGAGTTTGCCATTTCCGGGTCTCAAATTGAAACCATCCAGCTAGCTACACCCAGTTTCTTTGTGGCTTTGCGCTATACTGTGAACGGTGTTGCCGTGCAAGGACAGGCTGTCTACGTTTCTTGCGAACGCGCTGGGTATATTCTGGTTTTTCATCAGGAAACCGCTGAGGAGATTACCCGCTTTTACGCGCCAGGGGTGGGTGTGGAAACCTTGCTTGCCAAAGAAGAAGAACTTTGGGTAGCTGATGCCATCGAACAAATGGTGTACTGTTTGGACCGCGCCACGGGAGAGTTGCAGTACAATGTTCTAACGCCATTCGAGCATCCCACGGGAGTGACGTTTTTCCCCCATCCCGACAGCGAACGAGAGATTTTGTACGTTGCCTATGCCAGCGAAGAACCCTACGTCCGCGATGACCCCAATGCTGCTAATCCCTACCAACTCACATTTCGCGATCGCACTTTTATTCATCCCCTCTCTTTTACCCACAACCCCTCCCAACGCTACACCCTCTCCAATGGGTATCTGGTGGAAATGTCCTATGTGGAAGAACTAGCGCCGCTAGACCCGGTGGAATTACAGGATTTGGAATGGCGCATTGCTCTGCCAAACGACACCCAACGCCAAAAAGTGCTTTCTATCGAACCTATTGGCATGAATTTCACGGAAGAAATGCAGCAAGGGTCGCGGGTGGCGGTGTTTCGCTTCGACTGCTTGCAGGCAAACGAAGCGCGCATTTTTGGTTGGAAGGTGCTGTTAGAAGTGTACAGCATTAAGTACTATCTGGCACCCCCCGATATTGAAGATTCTCCCAAATTACCGCCAGAACTCGCCGATGCCTATTTGGTGGATAACGATAATTTAAGTATGGATGCAGATATTGTCCAACGCGCGGCTAAAAATGCCATCGGCGACGAAACCAATCTCCTGCGCCAGGTTCTCAGCATCCGCGATTACGTATACGAACGATTGGGATATCGCGTGACCGTACAAATTGAATCCCCAGACCGGGTTTTGGAACGTGGTGTGGGTTCCTGCGGCGAGTATGTGGGAGTGTTGCTGGCGTTGATGCGTTTAAATGGAATTGCCTGTCGTACCGTAGGTCGCTACAAATGTCCTCCCTATGCGGAACGTCAGGGAGTGCCTTTAGAACCGGATTTCAACCACGTTTGGCTGGAGTTTTACGTCCCTGGTTACGGTTGGATTCCCATGGAGTCCAATCCCGATAATTTGGAAGACCGCCGCATCAAGCCAACGCGCTTTTTTATGGGTCTGGCTTGGTATCACGTGGAAATTGGTAAGGGGACGAAGTTCGAGCAAATTCGAATAAAAGGAGAACCGGTGAGCAAGGAACAGTTGGCGTTGGGAGATTTGGCGATTAACCACGTTCGCTTTCAAATTGTACGGGAAATTGACAGCGAGCAGGCTTTTCCCTAG
- a CDS encoding CHAT domain-containing protein codes for MKPWQVPQHPILIVLGILMVLCSKGSTQSVVPAVDGTNTQVTPQGNRVDISGGRQSADGNNLFHSFQQFNLDAGEIANFLANPQLKNIFSRIVGGDASTINGFIEITGGSPNLFLMNPAGIVFGSNARLNVPADFTATTATGIGFAGDSWFRAFGENRYQQLLGNPTGFEFAIDTPGSIWNAGTLAVPNLHQLTLLGGTVVNTGSLQTSGGDIRVISVAGNQRLRWSPEGHLLGVELPVDVARVPLTPLSLPQLLASTTVGHATDVEVNANGEVVFRGSGLVVPSEAATTVVAGEVDVSGEAPGKVTVTGRQVGLYDTTVEASGNTGGTVQVGRNILSTGEGLASDRTFVSANSTIRADGIETGGTVLVWSQEATQFVGQASARGGSATLTASGSTGGGEVEISSTGNLQFAGQVDVSATNGEWGTLRLDPENIVIGDSDSNPDGVEAGLPQIFQGEFSPGTVTVSSTTLASQQAEVILEATNDITVASGVSLEFVPFGGAIRFTADADGNNAGSFSMDTGATIRSRGRDMTIEGAALRLGTIDTSVRAADGTQPGGDVILNATNGSVAADRIFATSRTEDGGRVNISATEAVDVESINTRSLASGNGGEIAINSGGTIEVGNLFSSSQAGLGGDITLEALGDIIAQEAIAGSVSLGGDDVTLSEGTSGDITVVSSNGGLRTGNLNAVSVVGDGGHIQLNAAAAITTDGLASASVEGTGGTIEIATAGNITTADIETGSFFFTTSGVLFPGVGTGGEVRLQSSNGTIRTGEIQSVSPTGRGGTISLDANAGIDTGNLVAIGDAGGNIEAQTPTTLTTGEIDVSGLPRDGGEVRLNATAGVEVSAIRANGGNAGVGGRVTIDTEQLVRVTESFTNQAGPDISITAVGGDGDGFVTITHGGGDTDPPTPFVVGDAGTNGTAGAIVTGEDAIASGVFPGPIVRGNIQIITSEQPPEPEPQPQPDPQPQPTPTPTPTPTPTPTPTPTPTPTVADGEDLPQRILIEQQGTEEEAPPEETSVQTLPPSQDPDLPTQAELAQSALDLFVTPIEEDFTADFVRYLNIAPPLNLPGIDEITATLRTVEQTTGVKPALIYARFVPPTVTAFANSRSANQLELLLVTPEGTPKRYPIDATREEVLSVAQQLRIDITRPQSRLRGTSGYLPSAQQLYQWLVAPLETQLQAQEIENLVFVFDRGLRSLPMAALHDGNNFIIEKYSVGLMPSLALTDTRVVPLEDVEVLAMGASKFPQFDPLPAVPLEILSITNQPFDGVSYLNSQFTRKNLETARSLTPYGIVHLATHAEFRPGNVSNSFIQLWQDPQTPDGENQERSRLRLNELRQLNWNDPPVEMLVLSACRTAIGDENAELGFAGLAIQAGVKTAVASLWYVDDAGTLALMREFYQGLPEAAIKAEAIRQAQLDMMAGKIRLENGTLSGSFGQIDLPPPLNDLSVDLSHPYYWSAFTTIGNPW; via the coding sequence ATGAAACCGTGGCAAGTTCCCCAGCATCCTATTTTGATTGTCCTGGGAATTCTGATGGTTTTATGCAGCAAAGGATCCACCCAATCGGTTGTTCCGGCAGTTGATGGGACCAATACCCAGGTAACTCCCCAAGGGAATCGCGTGGATATCTCTGGTGGCAGGCAATCGGCGGATGGCAATAATTTATTCCACAGTTTCCAGCAATTTAACCTAGATGCGGGGGAAATAGCCAATTTTCTCGCCAATCCCCAGTTGAAAAATATTTTTAGCCGTATTGTTGGGGGAGACGCTTCCACCATCAACGGCTTCATTGAAATTACCGGCGGTTCTCCCAATTTATTTCTAATGAATCCTGCCGGTATTGTATTTGGCAGCAACGCGCGTTTGAACGTACCGGCGGATTTTACAGCTACGACCGCTACGGGAATTGGGTTTGCTGGCGATAGCTGGTTTCGCGCTTTTGGAGAGAATCGGTACCAACAGTTGCTGGGAAATCCCACTGGTTTTGAATTTGCCATCGATACCCCGGGAAGTATTTGGAATGCCGGTACGCTGGCGGTTCCCAACCTGCACCAACTCACACTGTTGGGGGGTACGGTGGTCAATACTGGTAGCTTGCAAACCAGTGGCGGCGATATTCGGGTGATTTCTGTGGCTGGCAATCAAAGGTTGCGCTGGTCGCCAGAAGGACATTTGTTGGGGGTGGAATTGCCGGTGGATGTTGCCAGGGTTCCCCTAACGCCGCTTTCTCTGCCGCAGTTGCTCGCTTCTACGACGGTGGGTCACGCAACGGATGTGGAGGTCAATGCCAATGGCGAGGTGGTTTTCAGGGGGTCGGGGTTGGTGGTTCCCTCAGAAGCAGCTACGACGGTGGTTGCGGGTGAGGTGGATGTATCGGGGGAAGCGCCAGGAAAGGTTACTGTGACTGGCCGGCAAGTGGGATTGTACGATACGACGGTGGAAGCTTCGGGAAATACGGGGGGAACGGTACAAGTTGGTCGCAATATTTTATCTACGGGAGAGGGATTGGCTAGCGATCGCACGTTTGTGAGTGCTAATAGTACCATTCGCGCCGATGGTATAGAAACTGGCGGTACGGTATTGGTTTGGTCGCAAGAGGCAACCCAGTTTGTTGGCCAAGCAAGCGCGCGCGGCGGTTCGGCTACACTCACCGCCAGCGGTTCCACTGGCGGTGGCGAAGTGGAAATTTCCTCTACAGGCAATTTGCAATTTGCCGGTCAAGTGGATGTGAGTGCGACCAATGGCGAATGGGGAACGTTGCGTTTGGATCCGGAAAATATTGTTATTGGCGACTCCGATAGCAATCCCGATGGTGTGGAAGCAGGTCTGCCGCAGATTTTCCAAGGGGAGTTCTCACCGGGAACGGTGACCGTTAGCAGTACGACTTTGGCTTCCCAACAGGCAGAGGTGATTTTAGAAGCAACCAATGATATTACTGTGGCGTCGGGGGTTTCGTTGGAATTTGTGCCGTTTGGTGGTGCTATTCGCTTTACCGCTGATGCTGATGGGAACAATGCCGGGTCGTTTTCTATGGATACTGGCGCTACCATTCGCAGCCGCGGTCGCGATATGACCATTGAAGGGGCCGCGTTGCGCTTGGGAACCATTGATACTTCAGTACGCGCTGCCGATGGTACGCAACCGGGGGGGGATGTTATTTTAAATGCGACCAATGGTAGTGTGGCGGCAGACCGCATCTTTGCTACCTCACGTACCGAAGATGGGGGAAGGGTCAATATTTCGGCGACGGAGGCGGTGGATGTAGAATCGATCAATACGCGATCGCTTGCTTCGGGAAATGGTGGCGAGATTGCTATTAACAGTGGTGGTACCATTGAAGTAGGCAATTTATTTTCCAGTTCTCAAGCAGGTCTTGGTGGCGATATTACCCTAGAGGCGTTGGGAGATATTATTGCTCAAGAAGCGATCGCAGGCAGCGTGAGTTTGGGTGGCGATGACGTTACTCTCAGCGAAGGCACCAGCGGTGATATTACGGTGGTTTCCAGCAATGGTGGCCTTCGCACTGGCAATCTGAATGCGGTTTCGGTGGTTGGTGATGGTGGCCATATCCAACTCAATGCCGCTGCTGCTATTACTACGGATGGTTTGGCTTCGGCTTCGGTAGAGGGAACCGGCGGTACGATTGAGATCGCCACTGCCGGAAATATTACTACTGCCGATATAGAAACGGGGAGCTTTTTCTTTACGACCTCCGGTGTTTTATTTCCCGGGGTTGGTACGGGTGGTGAAGTTCGCTTGCAAAGCAGCAACGGTACCATTCGCACTGGCGAAATCCAAAGCGTTTCTCCCACAGGCAGGGGGGGAACGATTTCCCTAGATGCCAACGCCGGTATTGATACTGGCAATTTGGTGGCAATTGGGGATGCGGGAGGCAACATCGAAGCACAAACACCAACTACTTTAACTACTGGAGAAATTGACGTGAGTGGGTTGCCAAGGGATGGCGGTGAGGTACGTTTGAATGCCACCGCCGGCGTGGAAGTGTCTGCCATTCGTGCCAATGGGGGAAATGCTGGGGTTGGTGGTCGGGTGACCATCGATACCGAACAATTGGTGCGCGTAACGGAAAGTTTTACGAATCAGGCGGGTCCAGATATTAGTATTACTGCGGTAGGTGGTGACGGGGATGGGTTTGTCACTATCACCCACGGCGGTGGCGATACCGACCCACCAACGCCATTTGTGGTGGGAGATGCTGGCACCAATGGTACGGCAGGGGCCATTGTAACTGGGGAAGACGCGATCGCTTCGGGCGTTTTTCCCGGTCCCATCGTCCGCGGCAACATTCAAATTATTACATCCGAACAGCCACCGGAACCAGAACCTCAACCGCAACCAGACCCCCAACCACAACCCACGCCGACACCAACACCAACACCAACGCCAACACCAACGCCAACGCCAACACCAACACCAACCGTTGCTGATGGGGAAGATTTGCCACAGCGTATCCTTATCGAACAACAAGGTACCGAAGAAGAGGCCCCACCGGAAGAAACCAGCGTACAAACGCTACCACCCAGCCAAGACCCCGACCTCCCTACCCAAGCCGAGTTGGCACAGTCGGCGTTGGATTTGTTTGTTACTCCTATAGAGGAAGACTTTACAGCAGATTTTGTTCGCTATTTGAATATTGCACCACCGCTGAACTTGCCGGGAATTGACGAAATTACAGCTACCCTGCGAACCGTTGAACAAACCACTGGGGTGAAGCCAGCGTTAATTTACGCGCGGTTTGTACCGCCAACCGTGACAGCTTTTGCCAACTCCCGGTCAGCCAACCAACTGGAACTGTTGCTGGTGACCCCAGAAGGAACTCCCAAACGCTATCCCATCGACGCTACCCGCGAGGAGGTTTTGTCGGTGGCACAGCAGTTGCGTATTGATATCACCAGACCCCAGTCTCGCCTTCGGGGAACCAGCGGCTACTTGCCAAGCGCACAGCAACTCTATCAGTGGTTGGTGGCACCGTTGGAGACGCAATTGCAAGCACAGGAAATTGAAAATTTGGTATTTGTATTTGACCGGGGATTGCGATCGCTGCCCATGGCCGCTTTACACGATGGCAATAACTTTATTATAGAAAAATATAGCGTCGGCTTAATGCCCAGTTTGGCCCTCACCGATACCCGTGTGGTTCCCCTGGAAGATGTGGAAGTGCTGGCCATGGGAGCTTCAAAATTTCCCCAATTTGACCCCCTGCCTGCCGTTCCCTTAGAAATTCTCTCTATTACCAACCAACCCTTCGATGGGGTCAGCTATCTCAATTCCCAGTTTACCCGCAAAAATTTGGAAACCGCGCGATCGCTGACTCCCTATGGTATCGTTCATTTAGCCACCCATGCCGAATTCCGTCCTGGCAACGTCTCCAATTCTTTTATCCAACTGTGGCAAGACCCGCAAACGCCAGATGGGGAAAACCAAGAACGTTCTCGCCTGCGTCTGAACGAACTGCGCCAGCTAAACTGGAATGACCCCCCAGTGGAAATGCTGGTTTTGAGTGCCTGCCGTACCGCCATTGGCGATGAAAATGCAGAATTGGGATTTGCCGGTCTGGCCATACAAGCTGGGGTGAAAACAGCAGTTGCCAGTCTGTGGTATGTTGACGATGCGGGGACGTTGGCTTTGATGCGAGAGTTTTACCAGGGTTTGCCGGAAGCTGCCATTAAAGCGGAAGCCATACGACAGGCACAATTGGACATGATGGCTGGCAAAATCCGTCTGGAAAACGGCACCCTCTCGGGTTCTTTTGGCCAAATCGACCTACCACCGCCATTGAACGACCTCAGCGTCGATCTTTCCCACCCCTATTATTGGTCGGCTTTTACTACAATTGGCAATCCTTGGTAA